The following are from one region of the Mannheimia granulomatis genome:
- the efeB gene encoding iron uptake transporter deferrochelatase/peroxidase subunit produces MAEITSRRDFLKHTALVGAGLLSAPAFALESRQTPEKSKNQYDFYGKHQAGIVTPAQKHIYFLVLDLDTNDVAKVKEIFKNWTSYSRNLTLGKNVKPYVDNAYVPPTDTGEVDSLDSQNLTLTFGIAPSFFSKLGIEKLKPAELQDLPHFPRDQLQAEYTGGDICIQACADDPQVAFHAVRNLVRVARGEIKMKWSQMGFNSFLNADTPRNLFGFKDGTANADSLKDQDNVVWVQQEGWLKGGSYLAVRRVKMFLETWDRTHLKSQEETFGRHRDSGAALGHKTEFEKLDLSKKDEKGNPIVPEISHTHLAHQTGIKILRRSFSYASGIDDKGQFDSGLLFVSFQQSPQQFIKIQNKLGNIDKMNEYITHIGSGLFACFAGVKDENDYLGKALFDLI; encoded by the coding sequence ATGGCAGAAATCACTTCTCGCCGTGATTTTTTAAAGCATACCGCATTAGTAGGAGCAGGCTTATTGTCTGCTCCTGCTTTCGCTTTAGAATCACGACAAACACCTGAAAAATCTAAAAATCAATATGACTTTTACGGCAAGCACCAAGCCGGCATCGTTACCCCGGCACAAAAACATATCTACTTTTTAGTGTTGGATTTAGACACGAACGATGTCGCTAAAGTTAAAGAAATTTTTAAAAACTGGACAAGCTACAGCCGCAATTTAACTCTAGGAAAAAATGTAAAACCTTATGTTGATAACGCCTATGTGCCACCAACAGACACCGGTGAAGTAGATAGTTTAGACAGTCAAAATCTTACCCTCACTTTTGGCATTGCTCCAAGTTTCTTCAGCAAATTAGGCATTGAAAAATTAAAGCCGGCCGAATTACAAGATTTACCGCACTTCCCTCGCGATCAGTTACAAGCCGAATACACCGGCGGTGATATTTGTATTCAAGCCTGTGCGGACGATCCGCAAGTGGCTTTCCACGCCGTGCGTAATTTAGTGCGTGTTGCACGTGGTGAAATCAAAATGAAATGGTCACAAATGGGCTTTAACTCATTTTTAAATGCCGATACTCCACGTAATTTATTTGGCTTTAAAGACGGGACCGCCAATGCAGATAGCTTGAAAGATCAAGATAATGTGGTTTGGGTGCAACAAGAAGGCTGGCTTAAAGGCGGTTCTTATCTAGCAGTTCGTCGTGTGAAAATGTTTTTGGAAACTTGGGATCGCACACACTTAAAATCCCAAGAAGAAACCTTTGGTCGCCACCGTGATTCCGGTGCTGCATTAGGTCATAAAACGGAATTTGAAAAGTTAGATCTGAGCAAAAAAGATGAAAAAGGAAACCCGATTGTGCCTGAAATTTCACATACTCACCTCGCTCATCAAACCGGCATTAAAATACTTCGTCGTTCGTTTTCCTACGCCAGTGGCATTGATGATAAAGGACAGTTCGATTCGGGTTTACTCTTTGTTTCATTCCAACAAAGTCCGCAACAATTTATCAAAATCCAAAATAAATTAGGCAATATTGATAAAATGAACGAATACATCACTCATATCGGTAGCGGCTTATTTGCTTGCTTTGCCGGGGTAAAAGATGAAAATGATTATTTGGGCAAAGCCCTATTTGACCTAATTTAG
- a CDS encoding DNA glycosylase has translation MVENQLLEHHPFEPILPKKATVAMIGTFPPTSEKRCMEFHYPNFQNDMWRIMGAVFYDDPNYFRVNDEKRFDPIRIEAFLREKGIALCSSAKTAIRLKGNASDKDLKIIEPIDMDELLISLPKVRWLFTTGGLAADTLLNLLSEKVKTPKTNEWIEYSYSTERELFLYRLPSTSRAYPLSLAKKTEAYRQFFIKAGIIKD, from the coding sequence ATGGTAGAAAATCAACTTCTGGAACATCACCCTTTTGAGCCAATTTTGCCGAAAAAGGCGACAGTTGCGATGATTGGCACTTTTCCACCCACAAGCGAAAAACGCTGTATGGAATTTCATTACCCAAATTTTCAAAACGATATGTGGCGAATTATGGGGGCCGTGTTTTATGATGACCCCAATTATTTTCGTGTTAACGATGAAAAGCGTTTTGACCCGATACGTATTGAAGCTTTTTTAAGAGAAAAAGGCATTGCGTTATGTTCTTCGGCCAAAACCGCCATTCGTTTGAAAGGCAATGCTTCGGATAAAGATTTAAAAATTATTGAGCCTATTGATATGGATGAACTTTTAATCAGTTTACCTAAAGTGAGATGGCTCTTTACTACAGGTGGTTTGGCTGCTGATACCTTGCTTAACTTATTGTCTGAAAAAGTGAAAACGCCAAAAACGAATGAGTGGATTGAATACTCTTATTCAACAGAACGTGAGCTGTTTTTATATCGTTTGCCTTCGACCTCGAGGGCTTATCCATTAAGTCTAGCGAAAAAGACCGAGGCGTATCGCCAATTTTTTATTAAAGCAGGGATAATTAAGGATTAA
- a CDS encoding PHP domain-containing protein: MKYDLHSHSTASDGVLSPTELVQRAVEQNVQMLALTDHDTISGIKEAKEFAQSQPLEFISGVEISILWEEKSIHLAALNIDENNDELVQFLDNQAKLREERAVEIGEKLAKAGITNAYEGAKALATGEVTRAHYGRFLYDQGYVRNIEHAFKRYLGMGKPAYVKPKWSSLEEAVRVTHNAGGVITVAHPLRYKMTARWIRRLIADFKLAGGDGIEISGCGQTPDQRQLLSRWAKEFDLHGSVGSDFHYPTGWIELGRGLELPKECKPIWELFN; this comes from the coding sequence ATGAAATATGATTTACATTCCCATAGCACCGCCTCAGATGGAGTGCTTTCGCCAACTGAATTGGTGCAACGTGCGGTAGAGCAAAATGTACAAATGTTAGCCTTAACCGATCACGATACGATTTCAGGAATCAAAGAGGCGAAAGAATTCGCTCAAAGTCAACCGCTTGAGTTTATTTCAGGGGTGGAAATTTCGATTTTATGGGAAGAGAAAAGTATTCATCTTGCGGCACTAAATATTGATGAAAATAATGATGAATTAGTTCAGTTTCTTGATAATCAAGCTAAGTTACGTGAAGAGCGAGCGGTCGAAATCGGAGAAAAATTAGCAAAAGCCGGCATTACTAATGCTTATGAAGGGGCAAAGGCCTTAGCCACCGGGGAAGTGACTCGAGCGCATTATGGGCGTTTTTTATACGATCAAGGATATGTACGTAACATTGAACACGCATTCAAACGTTATTTAGGCATGGGGAAGCCGGCTTACGTTAAGCCGAAGTGGAGCAGTTTAGAAGAGGCAGTTAGGGTAACACATAATGCCGGTGGAGTGATTACAGTTGCCCACCCGTTACGTTATAAAATGACAGCTCGCTGGATTCGTCGCTTAATTGCCGATTTCAAATTAGCCGGTGGTGACGGCATTGAAATTTCAGGCTGTGGACAAACACCCGACCAACGTCAATTACTTAGCCGTTGGGCAAAAGAGTTTGATTTACACGGCTCGGTCGGCTCCGATTTCCATTATCCGACAGGCTGGATCGAGTTGGGTAGAGGCTTAGAATTACCCAAAGAGTGTAAACCGATTTGGGAACTGTTTAACTAG
- the efeO gene encoding iron uptake system protein EfeO has product MRLTKLALALSGMMIATHAAALDLSKETETYKQFVVEQIDQLVADTEKFVGYLHKGDVQKAKQIYPLARMYFERSEPIAESFGDLDPRIDARLADLAEEGKTEKDWSGFHKIEKVLWEKNTTKGTKATADQLLKDVKELRAKIPTAEVTPELMITGAVDLLNEVSTTKVTGEEEIFSKTDLYDFKANIEGAEKIYEIFKPQLEKVDAKLSAEIASRFEAVNTLLAKHNKSKTGYDYVAYNKLSKDEIKALAEAVNKLGEPLAQLGVLLNK; this is encoded by the coding sequence ATGCGTTTAACTAAACTTGCTTTAGCTTTATCTGGGATGATGATTGCAACTCACGCTGCTGCACTAGACCTTTCAAAAGAAACTGAAACTTATAAACAGTTTGTAGTTGAGCAGATCGATCAACTAGTTGCTGACACAGAAAAATTTGTTGGTTATTTACACAAAGGTGATGTGCAAAAAGCGAAGCAAATTTACCCGCTTGCACGTATGTATTTTGAGCGTTCCGAGCCGATTGCAGAAAGTTTTGGTGATTTAGACCCTCGCATTGATGCACGCCTTGCCGATTTAGCCGAAGAAGGTAAAACAGAAAAAGATTGGTCCGGCTTCCATAAAATCGAAAAAGTATTGTGGGAGAAAAACACTACAAAAGGCACAAAAGCTACAGCTGATCAGCTATTAAAAGATGTAAAAGAGCTGCGCGCAAAAATTCCAACTGCAGAAGTCACTCCTGAATTAATGATTACCGGTGCAGTGGATTTACTAAATGAAGTTTCCACCACTAAAGTGACCGGTGAAGAAGAAATTTTCTCGAAAACCGACCTGTATGATTTCAAAGCTAATATTGAAGGTGCAGAAAAAATTTATGAGATTTTCAAACCGCAATTAGAAAAAGTAGATGCAAAACTGTCAGCTGAAATTGCGAGCCGTTTTGAAGCCGTGAATACATTATTGGCAAAACATAATAAATCAAAAACAGGCTATGATTATGTTGCTTATAATAAACTCTCTAAAGATGAGATTAAAGCATTAGCGGAAGCAGTTAATAAATTAGGTGAACCCTTAGCTCAGTTAGGCGTACTTTTAAATAAATAA